Proteins encoded in a region of the Paludisphaera rhizosphaerae genome:
- a CDS encoding tetratricopeptide repeat protein, translating into MTHPTPLRMAIVFALLASPLAARGDVINLIAGTTFKQGQGGAVRGQVTAESPSEVAVSLGNSTINVPTDQIESIEYQGQPASLQLAITSADAGRASDAITQYQKAATEAAGKAFVVEAAKFGEASTLADLALTEPERVKEALGKLTAFIQSYSKGRHVVPARVALARLQLHTEDYKGAEANIAELAKIPPGANNAAVLKARLLLKQGDAKGAAADLDRLIAAASDEPTRQVELKMVKAEALIAASKYDEAESLVRQVIAAAAPDDVLIQSKAYNTLGDCLSAAAKPKDALLAYLHVDLLYSKDKEEHPRALRRIEQVFRKLGQLPRAEEYSQRLKQEYPNSPWAKQAQG; encoded by the coding sequence GTGACCCATCCCACCCCTCTTCGCATGGCGATCGTCTTCGCTCTGCTCGCCTCTCCGCTCGCCGCGCGCGGCGACGTGATCAATCTCATCGCCGGCACGACGTTCAAGCAGGGGCAGGGGGGGGCGGTGCGCGGCCAGGTCACGGCCGAATCGCCTTCCGAGGTGGCCGTCTCGCTGGGGAACAGCACGATCAACGTCCCCACCGACCAGATCGAATCCATCGAGTACCAGGGCCAGCCAGCCTCGTTGCAGCTTGCGATTACCAGTGCCGACGCTGGCCGCGCCTCGGACGCGATCACGCAATACCAGAAGGCCGCGACCGAGGCCGCCGGTAAGGCGTTCGTCGTCGAGGCCGCCAAGTTCGGCGAGGCCTCGACCCTGGCCGATCTGGCCCTGACCGAGCCAGAACGAGTGAAGGAGGCGCTGGGCAAGCTCACGGCGTTCATCCAGTCCTACTCCAAGGGACGGCACGTCGTCCCGGCGCGGGTGGCCCTGGCCCGGCTGCAGCTCCACACCGAGGACTACAAGGGGGCCGAGGCGAACATCGCCGAACTGGCCAAGATCCCTCCAGGAGCAAACAACGCCGCCGTCCTCAAGGCCCGCCTTCTGCTGAAGCAAGGAGACGCCAAGGGCGCCGCCGCCGACCTCGACCGCCTCATCGCCGCAGCCTCCGACGAGCCGACTCGCCAGGTCGAGTTAAAGATGGTGAAGGCCGAGGCGCTGATCGCCGCCAGCAAGTACGATGAGGCCGAGTCCCTCGTCCGCCAGGTGATCGCCGCCGCCGCGCCCGACGACGTCCTGATCCAGTCCAAGGCGTACAACACCCTGGGAGACTGCCTCTCAGCGGCGGCCAAGCCCAAGGACGCGCTCCTCGCCTACCTGCACGTCGACCTGCTCTATTCCAAGGACAAGGAGGAGCACCCCCGAGCCCTTCGGCGGATCGAACAGGTCTTCCGGAAGCTCGGCCAACTCCCCCGCGCTGAGGAGTACAGCCAGCGGCTCAAGCAGGAATATCCCAACAGCCCGTGGGCCAAGCAGGCCCAGGGCTGA
- a CDS encoding Gfo/Idh/MocA family protein — MSESITRRGFVGTAGVAVGAASAFAAPAIGKSGAAAPSERKRLGIIGPGSRGNQLLDTFLKEEDVDVVSVADVDDRHAGDTADRIKKIKECERPETMRDYRAMLDRKDIDAVIIATPDHWHALPTIHAVLAGKDVYVEKPVAHNVAEGRAMIEAGKKTGKIIAVGTQQRSSKHFGKAVDIVRSGQLGKVFWVQTWNYENISPVGMGVYPDSLEAPPYVDYDRWLGPAPSRRFNPNRFHLLFRWFSDYAGGMMSDWGVHLNDIVLWALDAKGPNSVYATGGIETTDDDRDTPDTLQVVYEFPTATLTYSMRKGNGYKFNGNGYGILFCGTDGTLMLNREGYEVIPDKIDEPYGIKLVHGPRENRKITLEPSKEKGDDGQKPHVRNFLDCLASRAKPTSDIEIAHRSTNTCHLGNIAYRVGRKLNWDIEAERFKNDPEADALLSREARKGFELPKI; from the coding sequence ATGAGCGAGAGCATTACGAGGCGGGGGTTCGTGGGGACGGCCGGCGTCGCGGTCGGTGCGGCTTCGGCGTTCGCCGCGCCGGCGATCGGCAAGTCCGGGGCCGCGGCTCCGAGCGAGCGCAAGCGGTTGGGGATCATCGGCCCTGGCAGCCGGGGCAACCAGCTTCTGGACACGTTCCTCAAGGAGGAAGACGTCGACGTGGTCTCCGTCGCCGACGTCGACGACCGCCATGCCGGCGATACGGCCGATCGCATCAAGAAGATCAAGGAGTGCGAGCGGCCCGAAACGATGCGCGACTATCGCGCGATGCTCGACCGCAAGGACATCGACGCCGTCATCATCGCCACCCCCGACCACTGGCACGCCCTGCCCACGATCCACGCCGTGCTGGCCGGCAAGGACGTCTACGTCGAGAAGCCCGTCGCCCACAACGTCGCCGAAGGGCGAGCCATGATCGAGGCCGGCAAGAAGACCGGCAAGATCATCGCCGTGGGCACTCAGCAGCGCTCCTCCAAGCACTTCGGCAAGGCCGTCGACATCGTCCGGTCGGGCCAGCTCGGCAAGGTTTTCTGGGTCCAGACCTGGAACTATGAGAACATCAGCCCCGTCGGCATGGGCGTCTACCCCGACTCGCTGGAGGCCCCGCCGTACGTCGACTACGACCGTTGGCTCGGCCCCGCGCCTTCGCGGCGGTTCAACCCGAACCGCTTCCACCTGCTCTTCCGCTGGTTCTCCGACTACGCCGGCGGCATGATGAGCGACTGGGGCGTCCACCTCAACGATATCGTCCTGTGGGCGCTCGACGCCAAGGGCCCGAACAGCGTCTACGCGACCGGCGGCATCGAGACGACCGACGACGACCGCGACACGCCCGACACGCTCCAGGTCGTCTACGAGTTCCCCACGGCCACCCTGACGTACTCGATGCGCAAGGGGAACGGCTACAAGTTCAACGGCAACGGCTACGGCATCCTCTTCTGCGGCACCGACGGTACGTTGATGCTGAACCGCGAGGGCTACGAGGTCATCCCGGACAAGATCGACGAGCCCTACGGCATCAAGCTGGTCCACGGGCCCCGCGAGAACCGGAAGATCACCCTCGAACCTTCCAAGGAGAAGGGGGACGACGGCCAGAAGCCGCACGTCCGCAACTTCCTGGACTGCCTCGCGTCTCGGGCCAAGCCGACGAGCGACATTGAGATCGCCCACCGCTCCACCAACACCTGCCACCTGGGGAACATCGCCTACAGGGTCGGCCGCAAGCTCAACTGGGACATCGAGGCCGAACGCTTCAAGAATGACCCCGAAGCCGACGCCTTGCTCTCCCGCGAGGCCCGCAAGGGGTTCGAGTTGCCCAAGATCTGA